In one Merismopedia glauca CCAP 1448/3 genomic region, the following are encoded:
- a CDS encoding amino acid permease, translated as MLRANNLGLVSYEKVHESYLRQRKLKGNANGWLLWSLGVGAVIGGEFFGWNFGLDKGGVVGLGIATILMAIMYVCLVYSISEMSASFPHAGGFYSYTRQAFGPFWAFICGMALIIEYVLTVATTVISISDYMQPVLPQVPPWVIWIAAYAIFVSINIWGMSQTIQLSLYLCLSAILVLVIFFVTALTTGLFQTELLFNIPPTPGNTHWLPFGWEGAFRAIPYAIWFYLAIEQVPLAAEETENPAKNIPQGLISGIFTLIILSFLVLILNSGVGGGAMAVSKSTIPLGYGLEIYYNTGYLINIAVLCGVISTFHSITFAYARSLFAMSRAGYIPRWISVTSKTYTPYRALLLGAGVGLACAALIKIFSDAAVGSILLNMSVFGAVISYILVMLSYLKLKMTRPELLKNYHSPLGVFGGFVGLILAVVAFIACFSEPSYRPGLIGIAVVMGLSIFYFLAFSRHEIVAKAPEEKAALLASSISKANLG; from the coding sequence ATGTTAAGAGCAAATAATTTAGGACTAGTTTCTTACGAAAAAGTTCACGAAAGTTACTTAAGACAGCGAAAGCTGAAAGGTAATGCCAATGGTTGGCTACTCTGGAGTTTAGGAGTAGGTGCAGTTATTGGGGGAGAATTCTTTGGCTGGAATTTTGGTTTAGATAAAGGTGGAGTAGTAGGCTTAGGTATTGCCACTATTTTGATGGCAATCATGTACGTTTGCCTAGTCTATAGCATTTCCGAAATGTCAGCGAGTTTTCCCCATGCAGGTGGTTTTTATTCCTACACTCGCCAAGCATTTGGTCCTTTTTGGGCTTTCATTTGTGGGATGGCTTTGATTATTGAATACGTCCTGACAGTCGCAACTACAGTTATTAGTATTAGTGACTATATGCAACCGGTTTTACCTCAAGTACCACCTTGGGTAATCTGGATAGCAGCTTATGCCATCTTTGTGTCAATTAACATTTGGGGAATGTCACAAACGATTCAATTAAGTTTGTATTTATGTCTATCAGCAATTTTAGTGTTAGTCATCTTTTTTGTGACAGCGCTGACGACTGGATTATTTCAAACGGAACTACTGTTTAATATTCCACCAACTCCAGGTAATACTCATTGGTTACCTTTTGGCTGGGAAGGAGCATTTAGAGCTATCCCCTATGCTATTTGGTTTTATCTAGCGATCGAGCAAGTCCCATTAGCTGCTGAGGAAACAGAAAATCCCGCTAAAAACATACCACAAGGTCTAATTAGTGGGATTTTCACTTTGATTATCTTATCTTTCTTAGTTCTCATCCTTAATAGTGGTGTTGGTGGGGGAGCTATGGCTGTCAGTAAGTCAACTATTCCTCTAGGTTATGGTTTAGAAATATACTACAATACTGGTTATTTGATTAATATAGCCGTTCTTTGTGGTGTGATCTCTACCTTCCATAGCATAACTTTTGCCTACGCCCGCTCTTTATTTGCTATGTCTCGCGCTGGATATATTCCTCGTTGGATTTCCGTAACTAGTAAAACTTATACTCCCTATCGAGCGCTATTATTGGGGGCTGGAGTGGGATTAGCTTGTGCTGCACTGATTAAAATCTTCAGTGATGCGGCTGTCGGTTCAATCTTGTTGAATATGTCGGTATTTGGAGCGGTAATTTCCTATATTTTGGTCATGCTGAGCTACTTGAAGTTAAAAATGACCCGTCCCGAACTGCTAAAAAATTATCACAGTCCATTGGGAGTTTTCGGTGGATTTGTGGGCTTAATTCTGGCTGTAGTTGCTTTTATCGCCTGCTTTTCAGAACCAAGTTATCGCCCTGGTTTAATTGGAATTGCAGTGGTGATGGGATTATCTATTTTCTACTTCTTGGCTTTTAGTAGACATGAAATAGTCGCCAAAGCGCCAGAAGAAAAAGCTGCCTTATTGGCTAGCAGCATAAGTAAGGCTAATTTAGGGTAA